CGATCAAGGTCGTCGACGACAAGACCTTCGAGATCCTCATGGACACCCCGTCCGCGATGGACATCGCGATCCTGACCTGGGCCCAGTTCCGCGTCCTCGACAGCACCGAGGTCAAGAAGCACGTCACCGACGCCGACCCGTGGGGCAAGGAGTACGTCGCCAGGAACAGCGCGACCTTCGGGCCGTGGACCCAGAAGCCGGAGGACTTCGTCACCGGCGACCGGCTCACCCTCTCCCGCAACCCCAACTACACCGGCGAGCGCGGCGACGTCGAGAAGCTCGTCTTCCTGTCCGTGCCCGACGCCTCCAGCCGCGCCCAGCTCGTCTCCACCGGCAACGCCAACTACGGCACCGGGCTCCAGTACGAGCAGTACGCCCAGCTGAAGTCCACGTCCGGCGTCGAGGTGCAGACCTGCGTGTCCGCCGACCGCATCCCGCTGGTGCTCAACGCGGCGGACCCGGTGCTGGGCAAGCCCGAGGTGCGGCAGGCGTTCTCCCTCGCCATCGACCGCAAGACCATCGTGGACGCCGTCTACCGCGGCTTCAACAAGCCGAGCCAATACGGCCTGAGCCAGGCGTACGGCATCGAGCACACCGACGCGGGCACCTACGCCCACGACGTCGACGAGGCGAAGCGGTTGCTGGCCGGCGCGGGGGTCGGCGCGACGTCGATCACCCTGCACATCAGCCCGGCCCGACCGGGTCCGGAGGCCGAGCAGATCGCGATCCTGCTCAAGGACCAGCTCGCCAAGATCGGCGTCGAGGTCAAGATCCAGACCATCGCGAGCGCCACCGAGATCAACACGATCTTCCACGACGGCAACTTCCAGGCGCTGCTGTACCTGGAGCCGCCGGCCGTCGCCGACCCCTACTACTCGGTGTTCCTCTACAACTCCTCGTTCAGCAAGCTCAACACCTTCGGCTACGCCAACCCCGAGCTGGACGCCGTCGCGCGGCAGATCGGCGCCCTGAGCCCCGGCCCCGAGCGCGACGAGCTGGCCAAGAAGGCGTCCGAGCTCCAGGTCGCCAACCCCGGCCTCATCTACCTGGTGGACCGCGACTTCGTGCACGCCGTGCGCACCGGGTTCACCAACTACCAGCACGCGCCCAACGGCGAGATGTTCGTCCACACGCTCAAGCGGGGATGACCCACATGACCGACTACCCGAACCTGTTCAGCCCGATGCGGATCGGTCCGAAGACGGCCAAGAACCGCATCTGGATGACCGCCCACAGCACCCAGCTGGTGAAGGACCACAACTTCAGCGACGCCCACGTGCACTACTACGCGGAGCGCGCCAAGGGCGGGGTCGGCGTCATCACCATGGAGGCGATGGCGGTCCACCCCACCACCCAGCCGTACAAGGGCAAGATCTTCGCCTTCGACAAGGCGGTCGTGCCCAACTACCGCAAGCTGGCCGCGGCCGTGCGCGAGTACGACTGCCTGCTGCTCGCCCAGCCGTGGCACCGCGGTCGGGAGACCAGCG
This region of Saccharothrix longispora genomic DNA includes:
- a CDS encoding ABC transporter substrate-binding protein, with product MTKRSLGRTTRTFGGSSGVTRTAALVAAIALTASACGGGGGAANSGQSVSSTFTYALSGLPTSLDPADYQGDPSRNIGFELGSSLFRWGTEQLDNAGCDVLANVDQLDGELAESHERAADGKSVKVTLRDATSAAGNKLTSADVKWTIDRLIALKVGTPNTLMQDVADYATDPIKVVDDKTFEILMDTPSAMDIAILTWAQFRVLDSTEVKKHVTDADPWGKEYVARNSATFGPWTQKPEDFVTGDRLTLSRNPNYTGERGDVEKLVFLSVPDASSRAQLVSTGNANYGTGLQYEQYAQLKSTSGVEVQTCVSADRIPLVLNAADPVLGKPEVRQAFSLAIDRKTIVDAVYRGFNKPSQYGLSQAYGIEHTDAGTYAHDVDEAKRLLAGAGVGATSITLHISPARPGPEAEQIAILLKDQLAKIGVEVKIQTIASATEINTIFHDGNFQALLYLEPPAVADPYYSVFLYNSSFSKLNTFGYANPELDAVARQIGALSPGPERDELAKKASELQVANPGLIYLVDRDFVHAVRTGFTNYQHAPNGEMFVHTLKRG